One window from the genome of Candoia aspera isolate rCanAsp1 chromosome 15, rCanAsp1.hap2, whole genome shotgun sequence encodes:
- the LOC134505922 gene encoding uncharacterized protein LOC134505922, translating to MFTLEMASLEEDQSPGDVVPEKLAKQSDGHQRSLVSFLDLERSSVQSLRLLYTACKGVLRPPRGGSEDGDWTAAREKRTRRAASGRAVRGAGRGRPASQPAIPRGHGLRRSCRRPLRQEGAPGGARMGQIRARPRRPACWALLTAAALCCCCCCWGAEGQVYYSCGAQFNSLERGLILSPGFPNNYSSGMHCVWRFLIPAKTYLLLEIFDFDVFESISENPNAWDGYFSFTKSTNTDSSPSEETTEFSSTIFPAKTSVPHDLDSKDLDDGFPEATSQNLEWKEFHPREPQELAVTQPSKFPVQGVTNDTLTRQMSDGKRENKDLVDKIFFAHYPAKENAKVPPNHLGKVIFGEDVAISTMILPINISSTPPFSADVCPDDVLYVSDLTAFSSRFCGTKSPLNKNMTFGSSLKMVEVIVELITTTDRGRGFAMLFEYKNSTEMISTNDVKDGEENMMMMVVITGILFFSLILLSSLCIACR from the exons ATGTTCACCTTGGAGATGGCTTCGCTGGAGGAAGATCAAAGCCCTGGAGACGTCGTGCCAGAAAAACTGGCCAAACAATCAGACGGGCACCAGCGTAGCTTGGTTTCCTTCCTGGACCTTGAAAGATCTTCTGTCCAGAGTTTACGACTCCTGTACACTGCCTGCAAAGGA GTGCTGCGCCCGCCCCGGGGAGGCAGCGAGGACGGCGACTGGACGGCCGCGCGGGAGAAGCGGACCCGGCGGGCGGCGTCGGGGAGGGCGGTGCGGGGAGCCGGGCGGGGGcgtccagccagccagcctgccatCCCGCGCGGGCACGGGCTGCGCCGCAGCTGCCGCCGGCCGCTCCGCCAAGAAGGCGCCCCCGGAGGAGCGAGAATGGGCCAGATCCGCGCGCGGCCCCGCCGACCCGCCTGCTGGGCTCTGCTGACAGCGGCCgccctgtgctgctgctgctgctgctggggggcGGAAGGCCAG GTCTATTATTCTTGTGGGGCTCAGTTCAATTCATTGGAAAGAGGCTTAATTTTATCTCCTGGTTTCCCAAACAATTATTCATCAGGCATGCACTGTGTTTGGCGATTTCTTATTCCTGCTAAGACATACTTATTGTTGGAGATTTTTGATTTTGATGTGTTTGAAAGCATCAGTGAAAACCCGAATGCCTGGGatggatatttttcttttacaaaaagtACAAACACGGACTCTTCACCCAGTGAAGAAACCACAGAGTTTTCAAGCACCATCTTCCCTGCCAAGACTTCAGTTCCCCATGATCTTGACTCAAAAGATCTTGATGATGGCTTTCCAGAAGCTACGTCTCAGAACCTTGAGTGGAAGGAATTCCATCCAAGAGAACCCCAAGAATTAGCTGTTACTCAACCAAGTAAATTCCCAGTCCAGGGAGTAACCAATGATACCTTGACAAGACAAATGTCTGATGGAAAACGAGAGAATAAGGACTTAGTGGACAAAATATTCTTTGCTCACTACCCTGCTAAGGAGAACGCCAAAGTTCCTCCGAACCATTTAGGAAAGGTGATTTTTGGAGAAGATGTTGCCATTTCAACAATGATATTGCCAATTAACATCTCATCCACTCCACCGTTCTCAGCTGATGTTTGTCCCGATGATGTCTTATATGTCTCAGATCTCACTGCCTTTTCTTCTCGCTTCTGTGGGACAAAATCACCCTTAAACAAAAACATGACCTTTGGATCTTCTCTGAAGATGGTGGAAGTTATTGTGGAGCTGATCACCACAACCGATCGTGGGCGAGGCTTTGCCATGCTCTTCGAATACAAGAACAGTACAGAGATGATAAGTACAAACGATGTCAAGGATGGAGAAGAgaatatgatgatgatggtggtcaTAACTGGGATCCTGTTCTTTTCGTTGATTCTTTTATCCTCACTCTGTATTGCGTGTAGGTAA